The Pseudomonas sp. MM223 genome segment GTCCACACCGGCTTGGCCACTTCCAGGTGGAAGCCGCTGAAGTCCAGCAGGCCCAGCGCGCCAGACAGCGCCGTGCCCACCAGCAGCGCAGCCAGTACGCAGTAACGCGGCGACAGCCGCTTGACCAGCAGGTAGCTGAAGAACATGCCCAGCACCAGCAACGTGCGATGCTGCGCCGCAACAAAGATTTCGCTGCCGATCTTGAACAGGATGCCCGCCAGCAGCGCCGAGGCCAGTGAGGCCGGGATGCGCTTGACCAGGCGCTCGAAGCTGCCGGTCAGGCCGCAGATGAGCACCAGTACGGCGCAGGTGATGTAGGCACCAATGGCCTCGCCATAACTCACCCCGCCCAGGCTGGTGATCAGCAAGGCGGCGCCGGGGGTAGACCAGGCGATGGTAATCGGGGTGCGGTAGCGCAGCGACAGGCCGATGCTGCATACCGCCATGCCGATCGACAATGCCCAGATCCATGACGAGATCTGCGCAGTGGTTAGCCCGGCTGCCTGCCCGGCCTGGAACATCAGCACCAGCGAGCTGGTATAGCCGGTGAGCATGGCGATGAAGCCGGCGACCACCGCCGACGGGGAAGTGTCTGCCAGGGGCCGCAGGCGTGCGGAAGTGGCATCGGTCATGAACAAAGTCCTTGTAAAGGTGTAAGCAGTTTTTTCAGACTACAGCGAGCAAGATTGATCCTTGCCATACAGCGGCCATTGCTTTTAGCCGTACAGTCGCCAACTATTGGGCGCAAATGCAAAACTGCTTGGAGGGGAGGGGCGATGTACAAAGTCTATGGCGACTACCAGTCGGGCAACTGCTACAAGGTCAAGCTGATGTTGAGCCTGCTGGGCCGGCCGTATGAATGGCACCCGGTGGACATCCTCAAGGGCGAGACTGAAACGCCCGAGTTTCTGGCGATGAACCCCAACGGCAAGGTGCCTGTGCTGGCGCTGGAAGACGGCAGTTACCTGTGGGAGTCCAACGCCATTCTCAACTTCCTGGCCGATGGCAGCGAGTTCCTGCCCAGCGAGCCGCGCCTGCGCACGCAGGTGTTGCAGTGGCAGTTCTTCGAGCAGTACAGCCATGAGCCGTACATTGCCGTGGCGCGCTTCATCCAGTTTTACCTGGGGCTGCCGGACGAGCGCCTGGAGGAATACCGCAAGCTGCACAAGGGCGGCTACAAGGCGCTGAGGGTAATGGAGCGGCAGTTGCAGATGACGCCGTACCTGGTGGGTGAGCAGTATTCGATTGCCGATGTGGCGTTGTATGCCTACACCCATGTGGCGCAGCAGGGGGGCTTTGACTTGACCGAGTACCCAGCGGTAAGGGCCTGGCTGGAGCGGGTCAGCAGCCACCCGCGGCATGTGCCGATGGTGGGTTAGGTTTTAGCCTGTACTGGCCCTATCGCCGGCAAGCCAGCTCCCACAGGTTCACCACAGGGCCGGACACTGTGGGGAACTTGTGGGAGCTGGCTTGCCGGCGATAGGGCCAGTACAGGAAAACTACAAATGATCAGGCCGACGCGAATCGCTCATCCAGGTAGGCAATGATGGCCTTGGATTCATACATCCAGGTCACCTTGCCACCTTCTTCGATGCGCAGGCACGGCACTTTTACCCGGCCGCCACCTTCCTGCAGGGCCTGGCGGTGCACCGGGTCATTCTTGGCATCACGCAGCGCCACCGGCACGTTCAGCCGGTGCAGGGTGCGGCGGGTCTTGACGCAGAACGGGCAGGCATGGAACTGGTACAGCGCCAGGCCCTTGGCCGCTTGCTCGACGCGGGCCTGGGCAGCGGCGTCGCGCTTGCGCTTGGCCGGGCGGCTGATCCAGTCAGCGAACACGATGAGCTGGCCGAGGCCAACCCGCAGGGCTTTGACGATCATGGGCAACTCCTGAAATGCAAAAGCCGACCCGGCGGGGGTCGGCTTGGGGTCAGCAGCCAATCACTTGATCAGGCTGAGGAACTCGCTGCGGGTGGCGGCGTTTTCGCGGAACTCGCCCAGCATCACCGAGGTGATCATGGTCGAGTTCTGCTTCTCGACACCGCGCATCATCATGCACATGTGCTTGGCCTCGACCACCACGGCTACACCGGCGGCACCGGTTACCTGCTGCACGGCTTCGGCGATCTGGCGGCTGAGGTTTTCCTGGATCTGCAGGCGGCGGGCATACATGTCGACAATGCGCGCTACCTTCGACAGGCCCAGTACCTTGCCCTTGGGCAGGTAGGCCACGTGTGCCTTGCCGATGAACGGCAGCATGTGGTGTTCGCACATCGAATACAGCTCGATGTCCCGGACCAGCACCATTTCGCTGTTGTCGAAGCTGAACAAAGCGTTGTTGGTGACTTCTTCCAGTGTTTGCTCATAACCGCGGCAAAGGTACTTCATCGCCTTTGCAGCCCGCTTGGGCGTGTCGAGCAGGCCCTCACGGGAGACGTCCTCGCCAATCTGGCTGAGGATCTCGGTGTAGTTCTGTTCCAGGGACATGGATCTACCTGTGGGAAAAAATCGCAAAAACGAAGGTTACGGCGGTGAGGGCGGCGCTGCAAGCGCGGCGTTACTCGTCGCGGCCTTCGAGCATGGTTCGTTTGAGCATCACGTACACCGCGCCGGTGCCGCCGTGGCGGGCGCTGCACGAGGCAAAACCGAGCACCTGCGGGTGCTGGCGCAGCCAGGTGTTGACGTGGCTCTTGATCATCGGGCGCTTGCCATCCAGGCGTGCGGCCTTGCCGTGGGTAACCCGCACGCAGCGTACTTCCAGCTTGGTGGCTTCGGCAATGAAGTCCCACAGGGTTTCGCGGGCCTTTTCCACGGTCATGCCGTGCAGGTCGAGGCTGCCCTCAAACGGGATCTGGCCCAGCTTCAGCTTGCGCAGCTGGCCTTCCTGCACGCCGTCGCGGCGCCACATGAGCTCGTCTTCGGCGCCTACGTCGATGACAAACAGGTCGGACATGCCATCGATGACCAAGGCCTTGTCACTGCGCACGGTCGCTGCCTGGCGCAGGCCGGCCAGCTTCTGGCGGTCGGCCTTGGGCTTGCCGACTTCGGCGCGGTCGTGGCGGATTTGCTTTACGCCGCGCACTTCGGCCTTGAACAGGGAAAAATCGTCGTCTTGCATGATGCCTCCACGTAGGCGGCGTAGTTTACGCGACTGTGGGGCCATGTGCAGCCTGTGCCGGCCCTATCGCCGGCAAGCCAGCTCCCACAGGTACTGCACAACACTCAGGCCTGTGGTAATTGGCAAGCCAGCTCCCACAGGTACTGCACAACACTTAGGCCTGTGGTAATTGGCAAGCCAGCTCCCACAGGTACTGCACAACACTTAGGCCTGTGGTAATTGGCAAGCCAGCTCCTACAGGTACTGCACAACACTTAGGCCTGTGGTAATTGGCAAGCCAGCTCCCACAGGTACTGCACAACACTTAGGCCTGTGGTAATCCTGTGGGAGCTGGCTTGCCGGCGATAGGGCCCGCACAGGATTCAGTCATGCTTCTTCATCAGGTGCGGCGACAGGTTCAGTTCCCGCCCGCGACGCAAGCGGATGCGGCTGCGCCGCCAGAATCGCACGCCCAGCCAAAGCAGCAGCAAGCCGGCCCCGGTGAGGATGCTGGACAACGGCTTGTTGGTGTTGAGTTCTTGCAGGGCAGGGTAGTTGCCCAGCAGGCCGGCGATGCCGGCCATGGCCAGCAGCACGCCCAGTGTCGCCAGCAGCGCCGACAGGCCGGCCGCCAGGCGGGCGCCCCAGTTACGCGGCTGGCGCGGGCGCAGGCGCTTGGCGTCGAAACTGCCTTTAAGCTTCATTCCGCTCTCCTCTGTGGATATCCGGAATTCGACCTGCTGCCGCCCATCGGGTTCCGCCCGGCTGCCGGGCGGTAGTGCCCAGCTGCTTAGATCAGGCTGGCGGTGGGTGCCACGCAAGCGAAGTTGTCGGCCATCACGGCCATTTCGCACTGGTGAATCTGCGCGGCCGGGATGACGCTGTCCTTGAAGGCCAGGTCGCGGGTTGCCGAGGCGTCTTCCACCAGGGTGCACCGGTAACCATAGTCCTTGGCGCGGCGCACGGTGGTGCTGACGCTGGAGTGGCTCATGAAACCGCACACAATCAGGTCAAGATGGCCAAGCGCCTGCAGCGTTTCGTGCAGCTGGGTGTTCTTGAAGGCGTTGGGCATGCGCTTTTCAATGACGATTTCACCTTCCAGCGGCTCCAGCCCCGGAATGAACTGGCCGGCAGGGCCCTGTGGGTCAAAGCGGCCACCGACAGTGCCCAGGTGGCGAACATGGATGATCGGACGGCCGCTTTTACGGGCGGCGTCGAGCAACCTGGCGATGTTGGCCACAGCCTCGTCCATGCCCGACAGCTGCAGGGGCCCACTGAGGTACTCCTTTTGCGCATCGATGATGATCAGGCTGGCGTTGCTCAGCTTGGCCGGCGGGTAGTCGCGGCCAGTGAGGCGGAACATCGTGGTTGGAACGGACATCAAGGGCTCCTTGGAAGGGCTTTTGTATACCTATTGTCCCCTGCCTTGACGCCAATGGGAATGGTTGACAACGCAAGCGGCATGGTTACTGGCCTGTGGCTAGCCATTGGGCGAGGCAAACGAACAAATGTGCGGGTGGGGCTGTTAGACTTTTGTCCGGTCTGAAATAGGAGTACCCCGTGATCACATCCCGTCTGCGCACGTTGCGCGACTACATCCGCTGGGCGGTCAGCCGCTTCCACGAGCACGACCTGTTCTTCGGCCACGGTGCCGACAACGCCTGGGACGAGGCCCGCCTGCTGGTGCTGGGCGCCGTGCACCTGCCATGGGAGGTGGCCGACAGCTACCTGGACTGCATGCTTGAGGATGACGAACGGGTACGCCTGCAGCATTTGCTCAAGCGCCGTATCGAAGAGCGGGTGCCGGCCGCCTACCTGTTGGGCGAAGCGTGGTTCTGCGGCATGGCGTTCATCGTCGATGAGCGTGTGCTGGTGCCGCGCTCGCCCATTGGCGAGCTGATCGAAAAACGCTTCGAGCCGTGGCTGGCCAGCGAACCGGCGCGCATTCTTGACCTGTGCACGGGTTCGGGCTGCATCGGTATCGTTGCGGCCGATGTGTTCCCCGAGGCCGAGGTGGTGCTGGCCGACCTGTCGTTTGAGGCCCTGGAAGTAGCCAACCAGAATATCGAGCGCCACGGCCTGGACGGGCGCGTGTACACCGTGCAGGGCGATGGTTTTGGCGGTTTGCCGGGGCAGCGTTTCGACCTGATCCTGTCCAACCCACCGTATGTCGATGCCGAAGACTTCGACGACATGCCAGCCGAGTACCACCACGAGCCCGAACTGGGCCTGGCCTGCGGCAACGACGGCCTCGACCTGGTGCGGCGCATGCTGGCAGAAGCGGCCGACCACCTGACCGACAAGGGCTTGCTGATTGTTGAAGTGGGCAACAGCCAGGTGCATGTCGAGGCGTTGTACCCCGAAGTGGACTTTGCCTGGCTGGAGTTCGAGCGGGGTGGGCATGGGGTGTTCATGCTGACTGCCGAGCAGTGCCGGCAGCATCAGGAACTGTTCAAAGCCCGGGTCTGACGCTGAAAGGGGCTGCGTTGCAGCCCCTTCGCGGCACAAGGCCGCTCCTACAGGAAGGCGCGTTCCCCCTGGGTGAAGCGGTCTCCTGTAGGAGCGGCCTTGTGCCGCGAAGGGCCGCAAAGCGGCCCCGCTTTCAACGGGTGGCAATCCAGATCAGCAACCCCGCCTGAAACACCGCAAACGCCACCAGGCAGGTAATGGTAAAGCGCAAACCGCTGTCTTCACGGTGGTACTTGGCCACCCGCTCATCACGCTCGCGCAATTGCCCTTCTTTCTCCTGCAACTGCTGGTCCGCCTGCTGCAGCAGGTTGGCGGCATCCAGAATCTCCACCCGTTGCAGGCGCTCGTTGCTCCAGGCGGCTTTCAGCTGGCCGACGGCCATGTCCACGGTACGGCCCTTCAGGTGCTGACCGTCTTCGTACTCCACTTCGATACCCACCCCGCGCAAGCAGTGGTCGCGGCGAAGGCGTGAGTCCTCGTTCAGCGAATCCTTGCTCGGCAGCGCCATACCGACCACCCGGTAGTGCGGCCACTTGCGTTGCAGCCACTGCGCGGCCTGGGCCAGCATGTAGCGGCCGATGCCACGGTTGACCGGCTCCAGTTGCAGGCCCTGTTCACTGCCAATGCGTACCAGGCGCTCGGCATGGTCGACGCGGATATCCAGGCGGTTCTGCTCTTTGTGCACCTTTTGCCCCGGCAGCTGGATTTCCATGCGCAGCAGGCTATGGGCCTTGTCGTGGCGCTCGGCATAGCCGAACTGCACAAAGCGCAGCGGCCGCGCGCCGGTGCTGCGGTCCGTGGGCAGGGCGGCCAGGCGCAGTAACTGGAAGTGTTCGGGGGCCAACTCGGCCCAAGGCAGGGCAGGGCTTTCCTGGGGTTCTTCAGCCGGCTCTACGGCGGCGGGGGCGGTGGTCATCAGGCTTGTCCTCGGCTATGCCTGCTGTATCGGCAGGCTTGCCGCAGACCTGAGCCCGTTAACTTCACGCCGAAGGCAAATGCTGGATGAACGTCACAATTCGCTCACCCAGCTCGCGTGCCAGCGGCAACTCGGGGTTGAGGTAGCTGTCGCGCTGCTGGCTCATGCCCCTGGGGCTGATGCGCAGCATGTGGTTCATGCCATCAATCAGTACAAGCTGCGCATCCGGCTTGGCCGCTTTCAGCCGTTCGGCGTCGGTCACGTCCACCTGCACGTCGTTGCGCCCCTGCACGATCAATGCGGGCATGGGCAGGCGGGCAAAGGCGGCTGCCGGGTTTTGCTGGAACAGCGAGATCAGGTACGGCTGCACGCTGGGGCGGAATACCTGGCGCAGCGGCGCGGGTACTTCCAGGCTGGTTTGCCCGGCCTGCAGGCGGTCGAGCAGGGCGCTGCCACCGGCCAGTTGCGCTGGTGGCAGGCGCTGGGCCAGTTGCTCACGCAGCACGTCGGCCAGCGGCCTGCCGCTGCCGGCCAGGGTGATCACCGCGCTGGCGCCGGCTTGTTCGGCGGCCAGGCTGGCGATCAGCGCGCCTTCGCTATGGCCGACCAGAATCAGCGGGCCGAAGCGCGGGTCGGCCTTGAGCTTGTGGCTCCAGGCGACCACATCGGCCACGTAGCGCTCCACGCTGAGGTCGCGCTCGTCGGGCGTGGCCGGCTGGCTGGCAGCCACCCCCCGCTTGTCGTAGCGCACGCTGGCGATGTGCTCGTTGGCCAGTAGCAGGGCCAGCCGTTTGAGGTTGTCGACCCGGCCCGATGCCGGGTTGTTGCCGTCGCGGTCGGTGGGGCCGGAGCCGGCGATGATCAGCACCACCGGCGGCGGGGTGGCTTGTTGCGGCAGCAGCAGGCTGCCGTGCAGCACGCCTTGGCCGGTATCGAGGTCGATCGGGCGTTGCAGCACGGTGGGGGCCGCGGCCTGGGCCAGGCCGGTGCACAGCAGGAAGAAGAAGGCGACGAGGCGCGACATCATGCGGTACTACATAGGGAGATGGTGGTTTGACCCAATGTTTTCGGGAAGGTTCTCGGGCTGTGTACGGCAGGTTCGGCCTTATCGCCGGCAAGCCAGCTCCCACAGAATTATCACAGGCTCGGGCATTGAAGATTACCTGTGGGAGCTGGCTTGCCGGCGATAGGGCCAGTACAGACAACCAATCCATCTGTATACTGCCTGCTTTCGATCACCTCAGGCAGAACTCGCGGAGCGTCCATGTCCGGCAATACCTACGGCAAGCTGTTCACTGTCACCACCGCTGGCGAAAGCCATGGCCCGGCGTTGGTCGCCATTGTCGATGGATGCCCACCGGGCCTGGAAATTTCCCTGGCCGACCTGCAGCACGACCTCGACCGGCGCAAGCCCGGCACCAGCCGGCATACCACCCAGCGCCAGGAAGCCGACGAGGTAGAAATCCTCTCCGGCGTGTTCGAAGGCCGTACCACCGGCTGCTCGATCGGCCTGCTGATCCGCAACACCGACCAGAAGTCCAAGGACTACTCGGCCATCAAGGACCTGTTCCGCCCGGCCCACGCCGACTACACCTACCACCACAAGTACGGTATCCGCGACTACCGCGGTGGTGGCCGCAGCTCGGCCCGCGAAACCGCCATGCGCGTAGCCGCCGGTGCCATCGCCAAGAAGTACCTGGCCAGCCAGGGCATCACCGTGCGTGGCTACATGAGCCAGCTGGGCCCGATCGAAATCCCGTTCAAGACCTGGGAATCGGTGGAACAGAACGCCTTCTTCAGCCCCGACCCGGACAAAGTGCCGGAGCTGGAGGCGTACATGGACCAGTTGCGCCGTGACCAGGACTCGGTAGGCGCCAAGATCACCGTGGTGGCCGAGGGCGTGATGCCGGGCCTGGGCGAGCCGATCTTCGACCGCCTGGATGCCGAACTGGCCCACGCGCTGATGAGCATCAACGCGGTCAAGGGCGTGGAAATCGGCGCCGGCTTCGCCAGCGTGGCCCAGCGCGGTACCGAGCACCGTGACGAGCTCACCCCGGAAGGCTTCCTCAGCAACAACGCTGGCGGCATCCTGGGTGGCATTTCCTCGGGCCAGCCGATCGTTGCCCACCTGGCGCTGAAGCCGACTTCCAGCATCACCACCCCGGGCCGCTCGATCGACATCGACGGCAACCCGGTGGATGTCATCACCAAAGGCCGCCACGACCCGTGCGTGGGCATCCGCGCCACGCCGATCGCCGAGGCGATGATGGCCATCGCACTGATGGACCACCTGCTGCGCCACCGCGCACAGAATGCCGATGTGAAGGTGAACACCCCGGTGCTGGGCCAGCTCTGACCTTGTTGCTTGCGCCGGCCCGCTTTTTGTAGGAGCAGCCTTGTGCTGCGAAAGGGCCGGTGCAGCCAGCACACATCTCCATGGCTACACCGGCCCTTTCGCAGCACAAGGCTGCTCCTACAGGGTGGGGTGCCGGTTCAGACGGTAATTCCATGCCCGCAATTCCCTACTGGCGCCTGTCCAGCTTCTACCTGTTCTACTTCGCCCTCCTAGGCTCGACCGCCCCTTTCCTGGCGCTGTACTTCGACCACCTGGGCTTCTCCCCGGCGCGTATCGGCGAGCTGGTGGCCATCCCCATGCTGATGCGCTGCGTCGCCCCCAACCTGTGGGGCTGGCTGGGCGACCGCACCGGCCAGCGCTTGCTGATCGTGCGCTTGGGTGCCTTATCTACCCTGGCCACCTTCGCCTTGATCTTCTTCGGCAAAAGCTATGCCTGGCTGGCGCTGGTGATGGCCCTGCACGCGTTCTTCTGGCATGCAGTGCTGCCGCAGTTCGAGGTCATCACCCTGGCCCACCTGCACGGGCAAACGTCGCGCTACAGCCAGGTGCGCCTGTGGGGTTCGATCGGCTTCATCCTGACAGTGGTCGGCCTGGGCCGCCTGTTCGAATGGCTGAGCCTGGACATCTACCCGGTGGCCCTGGTCACGATCATGGCCGGCATCGTCGCCGCCAGCCTGTGGGTGCCCAACGCCCAACCGGTGGAGCAGGGCGAGCGTAGCGGTGCAGGTGGCTTTTTGCAGCAGTTGCGTGCCCCGGGGGTGATCGCGTTCTATGCCTGCGTGGCGCTGATGCAGGCTCAGCCACGGGCCGTATTACACCTTCCTTACCCTGCACCTGGAGCACCTGGGCTACAGCCGCAGTGCCATCGGCCTGCTGTGGGCGTTGGGGGTGGTGGCCGAAGTGCTGATGTTCATGGTCATGAGCCGCCTGTTCGCGCGCTTCAGTGTGCAGCGCGTATTGCTGGTCAGCTTCCTGCTGGCGGCATTGCGCTGGCTGCTGCTGGGCAACCTCGCCCAGGAGCCTGCCGTGCTGATCTTCGCCCAGCTGCTGCATGCGGCCACCTTCGGCTGCTTCCACGCCGCCAGTATCGCGTTCGTGCAGGCCAGTTTTGGCGCCCGCCAACAGGGCCAGGGCCAGGCGCTGTACGCGGCG includes the following:
- the ydcO_1 gene encoding Inner membrane protein YdcO (*Name ydcO_1); the encoded protein is MTDATSARLRPLADTSPSAVVAGFIAMLTGYTSSLVLMFQAGQAAGLTTAQISSWIWALSIGMAVCSIGLSLRYRTPITIAWSTPGAALLITSLGGVSYGEAIGAYITCAVLVLICGLTGSFERLVKRIPASLASALLAGILFKIGSEIFVAAQHRTLLVLGMFFSYLLVKRLSPRYCVLAALLVGTALSGALGLLDFSGFHLEVAKPVWTTPSFSLAATISIGIPLFVVAMTSQNMPGVAVLRADGYQVPASPLISATGFASLLLAPFGSHGVNLAAISAAICTGPHAHEDPSKRYTAAVWCGIFYGIAGVFGATLAALFAALPKELVLSIAALALFGSIMNGLTVAMSEAREREAAVITFMVTASGLTLFSIGSAFWGIVAGVLALLILNPRRA
- the yfcG_1 gene encoding Disulfide-bond oxidoreductase YfcG (*Name yfcG_1); amino-acid sequence: MYKVYGDYQSGNCYKVKLMLSLLGRPYEWHPVDILKGETETPEFLAMNPNGKVPVLALEDGSYLWESNAILNFLADGSEFLPSEPRLRTQVLQWQFFEQYSHEPYIAVARFIQFYLGLPDERLEEYRKLHKGGYKALRVMERQLQMTPYLVGEQYSIADVALYAYTHVAQQGGFDLTEYPAVRAWLERVSSHPRHVPMVG
- the folE gene encoding GTP cyclohydrolase 1 (*Name folE) produces the protein MSLEQNYTEILSQIGEDVSREGLLDTPKRAAKAMKYLCRGYEQTLEEVTNNALFSFDNSEMVLVRDIELYSMCEHHMLPFIGKAHVAYLPKGKVLGLSKVARIVDMYARRLQIQENLSRQIAEAVQQVTGAAGVAVVVEAKHMCMMMRGVEKQNSTMITSVMLGEFRENAATRSEFLSLIK
- the mutS2 gene encoding Endonuclease MutS2 (*Name mutS2); its protein translation is MQDDDFSLFKAEVRGVKQIRHDRAEVGKPKADRQKLAGLRQAATVRSDKALVIDGMSDLFVIDVGAEDELMWRRDGVQEGQLRKLKLGQIPFEGSLDLHGMTVEKARETLWDFIAEATKLEVRCVRVTHGKAARLDGKRPMIKSHVNTWLRQHPQVLGFASCSARHGGTGAVYVMLKRTMLEGRDE
- the sttH_1 gene encoding Streptothricin hydrolase (*Name sttH_1), coding for MSVPTTMFRLTGRDYPPAKLSNASLIIIDAQKEYLSGPLQLSGMDEAVANIARLLDAARKSGRPIIHVRHLGTVGGRFDPQGPAGQFIPGLEPLEGEIVIEKRMPNAFKNTQLHETLQALGHLDLIVCGFMSHSSVSTTVRRAKDYGYRCTLVEDASATRDLAFKDSVIPAAQIHQCEMAVMADNFACVAPTASLI
- the prmB gene encoding 50S ribosomal protein L3 glutamine methyltransferase (*Name prmB) gives rise to the protein MITSRLRTLRDYIRWAVSRFHEHDLFFGHGADNAWDEARLLVLGAVHLPWEVADSYLDCMLEDDERVRLQHLLKRRIEERVPAAYLLGEAWFCGMAFIVDERVLVPRSPIGELIEKRFEPWLASEPARILDLCTGSGCIGIVAADVFPEAEVVLADLSFEALEVANQNIERHGLDGRVYTVQGDGFGGLPGQRFDLILSNPPYVDAEDFDDMPAEYHHEPELGLACGNDGLDLVRRMLAEAADHLTDKGLLIVEVGNSQVHVEALYPEVDFAWLEFERGGHGVFMLTAEQCRQHQELFKARV
- the aroC gene encoding Chorismate synthase (*Name aroC) — its product is MSGNTYGKLFTVTTAGESHGPALVAIVDGCPPGLEISLADLQHDLDRRKPGTSRHTTQRQEADEVEILSGVFEGRTTGCSIGLLIRNTDQKSKDYSAIKDLFRPAHADYTYHHKYGIRDYRGGGRSSARETAMRVAAGAIAKKYLASQGITVRGYMSQLGPIEIPFKTWESVEQNAFFSPDPDKVPELEAYMDQLRRDQDSVGAKITVVAEGVMPGLGEPIFDRLDAELAHALMSINAVKGVEIGAGFASVAQRGTEHRDELTPEGFLSNNAGGILGGISSGQPIVAHLALKPTSSITTPGRSIDIDGNPVDVITKGRHDPCVGIRATPIAEAMMAIALMDHLLRHRAQNADVKVNTPVLGQL
- the mtnD gene encoding Acireductone dioxygenase (*Name mtnD) → MPAIPYWRLSSFYLFYFALLGSTAPFLALYFDHLGFSPARIGELVAIPMLMRCVAPNLWGWLGDRTGQRLLIVRLGALSTLATFALIFFGKSYAWLALVMALHAFFWHAVLPQFEVITLAHLHGQTSRYSQVRLWGSIGFILTVVGLGRLFEWLSLDIYPVALVTIMAGIVAASLWVPNAQPVEQGERSGAGGFLQQLRAPGVIAFYACVALMQAQPRAVLHLPYPAPGAPGLQPQCHRPAVGVGGGGRSADVHGHEPPVRALQCAARIAGQLPAGGIALAAAGQPRPGACRADLRPAAACGHLRLLPRRQYRVRAGQFWRPPTGPGPGAVRGAVGHRRCAGGIVFGLQLETAGAYLHLWYGQCRSVGCSRYHCPLFATDQDPPLMSILSVFHPASPELPNKVLTHHDDIAATLAEQGVRFAHHEHGLRVRPGTAEGEVLDACRAHIDQLMTAHGSKAFVLLSRDGEAPVQADVRDEHVHDAEEVFAVVSGRAQVGLRLGDWVYSVLCEKGDQLVVPAGTRRWVELGATPFCLALRLYGSEQGVQARFTGDVTARAFLGIDEF